From the Saccharomycodes ludwigii strain NBRC 1722 chromosome I, whole genome shotgun sequence genome, one window contains:
- the COQ8 gene encoding protein kinase COQ8 (similar to Saccharomyces cerevisiae YGL119W | COQ8 | COenzyme Q (paralog of YBR230W-A | putative protein of unknown function)) gives MATRKCLYDAFCVLSSSKQVLHDSTILTKEAICTWVKTSTITTPLLSQFQWFNDPKWEEATRLSESVKNGTYKSATNSINYSSKPGTRSFSTSIRRLNDDSNKKKNEIEDDHQPKNQLESSEVPTSRLSRLFHYGSLAAGVGMSAATQGISQLSKGKKPDLKSLILSDANINRITKKFSKMRGAALKIGQMLSFQDEKVLPRELYEILSRVQNGANYMPIRQLNKVMSKELKDENWESKCFQKFNKIPMAAASIGQVHDAVLADGTEVVVKVQYPGVKESIDSDLNNLLMLLTASRLLPKGLFLDKTVENARTELKWECDYLREARCLKAFARLLKDDNVFEVPKVFDELTTESIITMTKMQGIEIMKLQKSASLTSQTRDFVCGEIMRLCLEEIAEFKYMQTDPNWANFLYNGTKIELLDFGACREYPQDFITKYRKMLTAATLKDRDTVQQLSQQLGYLTGLESQAMVDAHVNSVMVLGEPFATPGLFDFSNQTVTDRIRGNIGLMLNERLCPPPEETYSLHRKFSGVFLLCAKMGGKVPCADLFSKYFALKD, from the exons atggcAACCAGAAAATGTTTGTATGATGCGTTTTGCGTGTTATCTTCTTCTAAACAAGTTTTACACGATTCTACAATTTTAACCAAAGAAGCCATTTGTACATGGGTTAAGACATCTACCATAACAACCCCACTTTTATCTCAGTTTCAATGGTTTAATGATCCCAAATGGGAAGAGGCAACTAGATTATCTGAGTCGGTGAAAAATGGCACCTACAAAAGTGCCACTAATTCCATAAATTATAGTAGCAAGCCTGGTACAAGAAGTTTTTCTACTAGTATAAGACGTTTAAATGATGAttccaacaaaaaaaaaaatgaaatcgAGGACGATCATCAGCCAAAA AATCAATTGGAAAGTTCTGAGGTCCCAACTTCCAGATTATCAAGATTGTTTCATTATGGATCATTAGCAGCAGGTGTTGGTATGTCGGCCGCTACTCAAGGTATTTCCCAATTATCAAAGGGTAAGAAACCAGATCTGAaatcattaatattgtCAGATGCTAATATCAACAGaataaccaaaaaatttaGTAAAATGAGGGGTGCTGCCCTAAAAATTGGACAAATGTTGTCCTTTCAGGACGAAAAGGTTTTGCCCAGAGAATTGTACGAAATACTAAGCAGAGTACAAAACGGTGCAAATTATATGCCAATCAGACAACTAAATAAGGTTATGTctaaagaattaaaagatgaaaatTGGGAATCAAAATGtttccaaaaatttaataaaataccCATGGCCGCTGCTAGCATTGGTCAGGTTCATGATGCTGTATTAGCTGATGGTACCGAAGTTGTTGTCAAGGTGCAATATCCTGGGGTAAAAGAATCCATTGATTctgatttaaataatttattaatgttattaaCCGCAAGCAGATTATTGCCTAAGGGGTTGTTTTTAGATAAAACGGTGGAAAATGCTAGAACAGAATTGAAGTGGGAATGTGATTATTTAAGAGAAGCTAGATGTTTGAAGGCCTTTGCCAGACTTTTAAAGGATGATAATGTTTTTGAAGTCCCCAAGGTGTTTGACGAATTAACCACGGAGAGTATTATCACTATGACTAAAATGCAAGGTATAGAAATTATGAAATTACAAAAGTCCGCATCACTAACCAGCCAAACCCGTGATTTTGTATGTGGCGAAATTATGAGATTGTGTTTGGAGGAAATAGCTGAATTCAAATATATGCAAACAGATCCCAATTGGgctaattttttgtataatggTACAAAGATAGAATTGTTGGATTTTGGAGCATGTAGGGAATATCCGCAAGACTTCATAACTAAGTATAGAAAAATGTTAACTGCAGCAACATTAAAAGATCGAGACACTGTTCAGCAGCTGTCGCAACAATTGGGGTATCTAACCGGATTAGAATCACAGGCCATGGTTGATGCCCATGTAAATAGTGTCATGGTTTTAGGAGAGCCGTTTGCTACTCCCggattatttgattttagcAACCAGACCGTCACTGATAGAATCAGAGGAAATATTGGATTGATGTTGAATGAAAGGTTATGTCCTCCACCAGAAGAAACATATTCGTTACATAGAAAATTCAGTggtgtatttttattatgcGCTAAGATGGGAGGTAAGGTTCCATGTGctgatttattttccaaatattttgcGTTGAAAGATTAA
- the SLD3 gene encoding Sld3p (similar to Saccharomyces cerevisiae YGL113W | SLD3 | Synthetically Lethal with Dpb11-1), with the protein MTVKLKILQSFNLTSKSFLLVAKYTISKLKLHRDQILILSSESVLPCNISDDITIKYLVQEIETDKIYVLESLTNKVVILYQLPKDFIDKLDNKESKENSSKNVQDLSFNNDFLTVSNIPDILKKIKETNKPCSRERLGNTHDSVPILLNQVSFYKPRLLASNSHMNNGGNNSTRTGLIDPEKYLLEKYHEVLYSINLTFSHFIRHCLYRFKKLCKESCEDLTAATLKYKKILTSMLLSVNQFDKRHFNNGLLKNIDTADVHLIKLKNKILLSDWKIQDLNSFTNNNDNCEIISKLNSIFKIRELKLQILLTLELLLFTSLDSRFEKFQSVYKKNIQKRALHISKLSIKKRKKKENLKTESTKYGVKNDDMQISESTDLCEKLDIWLDKLIITESLITINYEITNPMEKRILDFFKGRMLVDTDEESTFGFLNKLLIPYYKKKLPHTTKFISKKVKGTTFKNSLTAPTSKDSLQKSNDNTTSIDGSTQLMVNRSRSNSILSSTSGAKSTDNNNRKVGSLFNAPFLNRKSSTLSDFISMEPNKKPQFKRTKSELYNLERRLTSIIGSTKESTNNNTLKSKKRKIMPTLYRESNKVPQEPDTEGFMKVNGKMVKLAKLSSHFSSFQRIGKKVKSNNSSNADLLESKTGICSTTEPKMNVVEVEATPLKKYNSTNQNILLSTQRVSESPLIEFASTRNSPLDQMISSCESKLKTPLQNLNENTEDDDSIGRNLMNVRRKLFK; encoded by the coding sequence ATGACtgtaaaattgaaaatattacaatCATTTAACTTGACTTCAAAATCATTTCTACTTGTTGCAAAATATACCATCTCGAAATTAAAGCTGCATAGAGACCAAATACTAATATTGTCTTCGGAGTCAGTATTGCCATGCAATATATCTGATGACATAACGATAAAATATCTAGTACAAGAGATTGAAACtgataaaatatatgttttggaatcattaacaaataaagttgttattttatatcaACTTCCCAAGGATTTTATAGATAAACTTGACAACAAAGAAAGTAAAGAAAATAGTAGCAAAAATGTACAAGATTTGTCCTTTAATAATGACTTTCTGACAGTCAGCAACATTCCTGATATTcttaaaaagataaaagaaacaaataaaCCATGTAGCAGAGAACGATTAGGGAATACTCATGATAGCGTACccattttattaaaccaAGTATCATTTTACAAACCAAGACTCTTAGCATCAAATTCTCATATGAATAATGGTGGAAACAATAGTACCAGGACAGGTTTAATTGATccagaaaaatatttacttgaaaaatatcatgAAGTTTTATATTCGATAAATTTAACTTTCTCTCATTTTATAAGACATTGTCTCTACAgattcaaaaaattgtgCAAAGAGTCATGTGAAGATTTGACTGCCGCGACcttaaaatacaaaaaaatattgactTCTATGCTACTGTCAGTGAACCAATTTGACAAACGACACTTTAATAATGGTCTTTTAAAGAATATAGATACGGCTGATGTTCATttgattaaattaaaaaacaagattTTACTGAGTGATTGGAAAATACAAGATTTAAATTCatttactaataataatgacaattGTGAAATTATAAGCAAGttaaattcaatttttaaaattagagAATTAAAGCTACAAATTCTTTTAACtttggaattattattgtttactTCCTTGGATTCtagatttgaaaaatttcaatctgtctacaaaaaaaatatacagaAAAGAGCATTacatatttcaaaattgagcatcaaaaaaaggaaaaaaaaggagaacCTTAAAACTGAAAGTACCAAGTATGGGGTAAAAAATGATGACATGCAAATTTCAGAATCCACCGATTTATGTGAGAAACTAGATATATGGCTAGATAAATTGATCATCACTGAGTCGTTGATAACTATTAACTACGAAATAACCAATCCAATGGAGAAAAGAATACTAGACTTTTTTAAGGGTAGAATGTTAGTAGATACTGATGAAGAATCGACTTTCGGATTTCTGAATAAGTTATTAATTCCAtattacaagaaaaaattacccCATACAACAAAgtttatttccaaaaaagtTAAGGGAActacatttaaaaatagcCTTACAGCTCCTACTAGTAAGGACAGTCTACAGAAATCGAATGACAATACAACCAGTATCGATGGTAGTACTCAATTAATGGTTAATAGGAGTAGAAGTAACAGTATACTTAGTAGCACAAGTGGTGCTAAATCTACcgataacaataacaggAAAGTTGGTTCCTTGTTCAATGCTCCATTTTTAAACAGAAAATCGTCCACTTTGTCTGACTTCATTTCTATGGAGCCGAACAAGAAACCCCAGtttaaaagaacaaaatcagaattatataatttggAAAGGAGGTTAACATCAATTATAGGTAGTACCAAGGAAagtactaataataacacattaaaatccaaaaaaagaaaaattatgcCCACTTTATATAGAGAATCCAATAAGGTGCCACAAGAACCTGACACCGAAGGTTTTATGAAAGTTAATGGTAAAATGGTCAAATTAGCAAAATTGTCGTCACATTTTTCATCCTTTCAGAGGATTGgcaaaaaagttaaatcaAACAATAGCAGCAATGCCGATCTATTGGAATCAAAAACTGGAATATGTTCTACCACTGAACCAAAAATGAACGTTGTTGAAGTCGAGGCAACACCACTGAAGAAATATAATTCCACCAACCAGAACATTCTTTTATCAACGCAACGGGTTTCAGAATCTCCGTTGATAGAGTTTGCCTCAACAAGAAACTCGCCTTTAGATCAAATGATATCTTCTTGTGagtcaaaattaaaaacacctctacaaaatttaaatgaaaacaCAGAAGATGACGATTCTATTGGTAGAAATTTAATGAATGTACGTAGAAAActatttaaatga
- the TAF6 gene encoding TATA-binding protein-associated factor TAF6 (similar to Saccharomyces cerevisiae YGL112C | TAF6 | TATA binding protein-Associated Factor), translated as MSKSKQTPSSQQQQTAFQNTTPNNNSNNNNNNNNNSNNNNNISYTVWSPQDTVRDVAESLGLMTISDDVLRSLAMDVEYRILEIIEQAVKFKRHSKRDILTSDDISKALKVLNVEPLYGYPSGTNTSKDFKKLVVGNGQQQQTIYYLNDEEVSFDELINQPLPQVPRLPSFTAHWLSVEGVQPSIPQNPNLVEIRNNIPPFLRGAMVTSLNDTSLLSDVSMLSENKQQQQQQQQLNGLNGDVLTQTSTTATATNHAVNNFTKSTPSGTTSVRPGSNNVEIKPLVEHVLSKELQIYFDKVCQALLASLKLSDNDVDETANDAVNKYDVLRLKTAALQSLSEDAGLHQLVPYFISFISEQVTHNLDNLNLLTTMLEMIYSLLSNKSIFLDPYIHTFMPSILTLLLAKNLGTAKNTLDQVITLRDFASNLLDHVLKSFPKLNKILKPRVMRTLLKTFLDTNRTFGTYYGCFKGVIVLGPETVRFFLGNLYNWAQLILVNETRFSKEEREYLLDVGISFLKVLEQDLPESQSSLSTSAYSKPLSDEEWAKLRDRIGDILSETIKKKTSVEESRKLYTAIFFGEFE; from the coding sequence ATGTCAAAATCTAAACAAACACCATCTTCCCAGCAACAGCAAACTGCTTTTCAAAATACTActccaaataataatagtaataataataataataataataataatagtaataataataataatatctcaTATACCGTTTGGTCTCCCCAAGACACTGTTCGAGATGTTGCTGAGTCTTTGGGCCTAATGACAATTTCAGATGACGTTTTACGATCTTTAGCTATGGATGTTGAATACCGTATCTTGGAAATTATAGAGCAGGCAGTTAAGTTCAAAAGACATTCAAAAAGGGATATTTTAACTTCTGATGACATATCCAAAGCCTTAAAAGTGTTAAATGTGGAACCCTTGTATGGATATCCTTCCGGTACCAATACTTCTAAAGACTTTAAAAAGCTGGTTGTAGGGAATGGgcagcaacaacaaactatatattatttaaatgatgaagaagtTAGCTTTGACGAATTAATAAATCAGCCCTTACCTCAAGTGCCACGTTTGCCTTCATTTACCGCTCATTGGTTGAGTGTGGAAGGCGTTCAACCATCCATACCTCAAAATCCGAATTTGGTTGaaattagaaataatattccCCCATTTTTAAGAGGTGCTATGGTGACATCTTTAAATGACACATCATTACTTTCAGATGTTTCGATGTTGTCAGAAAAtaagcaacaacaacaacaacaacaacaattaaatGGTCTGAATGGTGATGTGTTGACACAAACCTCCACAACTGCAACAGCAACTAATCACGCTGTTAACAACTTTACCAAATCTACCCCCTCTGGTACTACCTCGGTTAGACCGGGCTCAAATAATGTTGAAATAAAACCGTTAGTTGAACACGTTTTATCTAAGGAAttacaaatatattttgataaagTTTGTCAGGCTTTATTGGCCTCCCTGAAATTAAGTGACAACGATGTTGATGAAACTGCTAATGATGCAGTCAATAAATATGATGTTCTGAGGTTGAAAACTGCAGCTTTGCAATCGTTAAGTGAGGATGCAGGGCTACATCAATTGGTTCCATATTTTATATCATTTATATCAGAACAAGTTACCCATAACTtggataatttaaatttgttgACTACTATGTTGGAAATGATATATTCATTGTTGTCAAATAAATCCATCTTTCTAGATCCCTATATCCACACTTTCATGCCATCCATCCTAACGCTTTTATTAGCGAAAAATTTGGGCACTGCTAAAAACACTTTGGATCAAGTTATAACATTGAGGGATTTTGCTAGTAACTTATTAGACCATGTTTTGAAATCATTTcctaaattaaataaaattttgaaacCACGTGTTATGAGAACCTTATTGAAAACGTTTTTGGACACAAATAGAACCTTTGGCACCTACTATGGATGTTTCAAGGGAGTTATTGTTTTGGGTCCAGAAACTGTCaggttttttttgggtAATCTATATAATTGGGCCCAGTTAATATTGGTAAACGAAACTAGATTTTCCAAAGAAGAGAGAGAGTATTTGCTTGACGTGGGTATATCTTTTCTAAAAGTATTGGAACAAGATTTACCGGAATCACAATCGTCATTATCTACATCTGCTTATTCTAAGCCGCTTTCTGATGAAGAATGGGCCAAATTACGAGACAGAATAGGTGATATTTTATCAGAAacgattaaaaaaaaaaccagtGTTGAGGAAAGTAGAAAACTATATACTGCCATTTTCTTTGGTGAATTTGAGTGA
- the DAD3 gene encoding Dad3p (similar to Saccharomyces cerevisiae YBR233W-A | DAD3 | Duo1 And Dam1 interacting), protein MDDKETLTSLRTTVLEKYKTLSNELHTLDDTLKQIIKEENESEEHTTINDKITPDELLKLIRELELKISVAGTLVKGSVYSLILQRYSQNNQGNKK, encoded by the coding sequence atggATGACAAAGAGACTTTAACTTCTCTACGAACAACAGTActagaaaaatataaaacacTATCTAACGAATTACATACATTAGATGACactttaaaacaaataatcaaagaagaaaatgagAGTGAAGAACATACAACTATAAACGATAAAATAACACCAGATGAATTGTTAAAACTTATACGGGAATTAGAGTTGAAAATATCTGTTGCCGGCACACTAGTAAAGGGAAGTGTCTATTCATTAATACTCCAAAGATATTCACAGAACAATCAAGGAaacaaaaagtaa
- the ARC40 gene encoding Arc40p (similar to Saccharomyces cerevisiae YBR234C | ARC40 | ARp2/3 Complex subunit), whose translation MSKDVVNVLKLVKTPIYSHAYSQDKSILAITSETNCLLYNITNPKSPKLVATLADHDKTVTAVDISIHGRIVTCSQDRNAIVWEPLSDGTYKPTLVLLRINRAATCVKWAPNGFKFACGSSARVVAVCYYEQENNWWVSKHIKSNIRSTITCLTWHDNGVVLACGGTEGLVNVYSGFIKGLDKKEQVVNSPWGAGKFPFGLLLKQFYQGSWIRGVAFNGGLELLAFVSHDARLTVVDVQGNTQAVENPCGLPFNDLLWLGDNRIICAGYNCHPVEFDNLGGGTWKFKKNIDKVSSTGKNNLTNSFDNATDDDDSQPSFGISALKKFKQLDLKGKVTAVDNELGTTHQNAITQLRLLSANQVSSSGLDGIIVVFNV comes from the coding sequence atgtCAAAGGATGTTGTTAACgttttaaaattggttAAAACACCAATTTATTCTCATGCTTACAGCCAAGACAAAAGTATTTTAGCAATTACCAGTGAGACCAATTGTTTGCTATACAACATCACTAATCCAAAATCTCCAAAATTAGTTGCTACTTTGGCTGATCATGACAAAACCGTTACTGCAGTCGACATTTCCATACATGGCCGTATTGTTACTTGTTCCCAAGATAGAAACGCCATTGTATGGGAACCTCTAAGTGATGGTACTTATAAACCAACATTAGTTTTATTGCGTATCAACAGGGCAGCCACTTGTGTCAAATGGGCACCCAATGGATTCAAATTTGCTTGTGGTAGTAGTGCTCGTGTCGTTGCTGTTTGTTACTATGAACAGGAAAATAATTGGTGGGTTTCCAAGCATATCAAATCCAACATTAGATCTACCATTACTTGTTTAACTTGGCATGATAATGGTGTTGTTTTAGCATGCGGTGGTACTGAAGGTCTTGTCAATGTGTACTCTGGTTTTATTAAAGGCTTGGACAAAAAGGAGCAAGTTGTTAATAGTCCATGGGGTGCTGGGAAGTTTCCATTTGGTCTGTTACTAAAACAATTCTACCAAGGTTCTTGGATCCGCGGTGTTGCCTTTAATGGTGGTTTAGAGCTATTAGCTTTTGTATCTCATGACGCTAGGTTAACAGTTGTCGATGTTCAAGGTAATACTCAAGCTGTTGAGAATCCATGTGGTCTACCATTCAATGATTTGCTCTGGTTAGGTGATAATAGAATTATTTGTGCCGGTTATAACTGCCATCCAGTAGAATTCGATAATCTTGGTGGCGGAACTTGgaagtttaaaaaaaatattgataaagTTAGTAGTACTGGTAAGAATAATTTAACAAATAGTTTTGACAACGCtactgatgatgatgattcaCAGCCTTCTTTTGGTATTTCGGctttaaagaaatttaaACAATTGGATTTGAAGGGTAAGGTTACCGCTGTCGATAATGAATTAGGAACCACACATCAAAATGCAATCACCCAATTGCGTTTATTATCTGCAAACCAAGTTTCTTCATCTGGTCTAGATGGTatcattgttgtttttaatgtttAA
- the NSA1 gene encoding ribosome biosynthesis protein NSA1 (similar to Saccharomyces cerevisiae YGL111W | NSA1 | Nop Seven Associated) has translation MRLLASCEDGSLKEIVFNHNTNTSIIDGIKPFHLSIIRKNKIRISKILTVSENLLFVCMNDGSVELLRYEYIDKTQPRDTSDEQKPNNENLKKKENKDKKTVQPEPVPFKIIRINENKLDDISGMFDESKLEKLNQKSSKRSKMHDEFVSVSILPDSVITLGTKSGLIHFIKIDTKLGKLEFIKTHELTAPMDFLQFNDLSLPEHKEEKSGFVFAYGGEENIIKLIKVSKNFLTWEKIWEAKNVKNDNLDLRVPVWPISVIFTSVQKNVVEDASKLNFSFIETTKLGFVRHYETQHGRKPVCNLDIIPARPSQRQLWPSIIKSLFSTRNKTVNGNSVESFGNIQSDEYLFLCDSVKNVYRIDPKNAQVKGKYGNSDIYGITTSLNLYEEKKNCFRYLVCGGIDGYVRIFDVENRQLRAKIYVGSKVLDCVLLDASDIETEEEKKKKKKTKKRVLTEYEEERENDKLWNDLGGEALSKSNGKKFKKIVK, from the coding sequence atgagattGCTAGCTTCTTGCGAAGATGGCTCATTGAAggaaattgtttttaatcATAATACCAACACTTCAATTATAGATGGAATAAAACCATTTCATTTGTCAATTATcaggaaaaataaaataaggatatctaaaatattaacgGTTTCggaaaatttattatttgtttgtatGAATGACGGATCTGTAGAATTATTAAGATACGAGTATATTGATAAAACTCAACCAAGAGACACTAGTGACGAACAAAAACCAAACAAtgaaaacttaaaaaaaaaggaaaataaagataaaaaaactgttCAACCTGAACCAGTaccatttaaaattattagaatcaatgaaaataaactaGATGATATATCTGGAATGTTTGACGAAAgtaaattagaaaaattgaACCAGAAGTCAAGCAAGAGAAGTAAAATGCACGACGAGTTTGTTTCTGTGTCAATATTGCCTGACTCTGTTATAACCTTAGGGACCAAGTCTGGATTAATCCATTTTATTAAGATTGATACCAAATTGGGAAAATTGGAATTTATCAAAACCCATGAGTTAACTGCACCAATGGATTTCCTTCAGTTTAATGATTTATCACTACCGGAGcacaaagaagaaaagtCTGGATTTGTTTTCGCTTATGGTGGCGaggaaaatattattaaattaattaaagtTTCTAAAAATTTCTTAACCTGGGAAAAAATATGGGAAGCCAAAAACGTGAAAAACGATAACCTAGATTTACGTGTTCCGGTATGGCCAATTTCAGTTATATTTACCTCTGTGCAAAAAAATGTCGTTGAAGATGCATCCAAGTtgaacttttcttttatagaAACAACCAAACTTGGCTTTGTGCGCCATTATGAAACACAACATGGCAGAAAACCTGTTTGTAACTTGGATATTATCCCTGCCAGACCTTCTCAGCGCCAATTATGGCCATCCATTATCAAATCTCTATTTTCAACCAGAAATAAAACTGTCAACGGCAATAGCGTTGAAAGCTTCGGTAATATACAAAGTGATGAGTATTTATTTCTGTGTGATTCTGTTAAAAATGTGTATAGAATTGATCCTAAAAATGCCCAAGTGAAAGGGAAGTATGGGAACAGCGATATTTACGGTATAACAACTTCTTTGAATTTATatgaggaaaaaaaaaactgttttAGATATCTGGTCTGTGGTGGTATAGATGGTTATGTTCGTATTTTTGATGTTGAAAATAGGCAGCTAAGGGCTAAAATTTATGTTGGATCTAAAGTATTGGATTGTGTTTTGTTAGATGCATCTGATATTGAAACAgaggaagaaaagaagaaaaagaaaaagacaaaaaagaGAGTACTAACTGAatatgaagaagaaagggaaaatgataaattatGGAATGATTTGGGTGGTGAGGCGCTATCTAAAAGTAACGGTaagaaattcaaaaaaatagtgaAATAA
- the CUE3 gene encoding Cue3p (similar to Saccharomyces cerevisiae YGL110C | CUE3 | Coupling of Ubiquitin conjugation to ER degradation), with protein sequence MNGSKILEINSDASDSLVSLPIVTFPPFKLRASLVERDPVVWVHLLETYNMYMANLISNKVWTRLDEKTWEQLCLFLRSYLHELSSEKGQLLSLGHNVDVSKNLEMLHNWCFKLIQAVGSIFKLQMNASTLWDFIRIYAEKSPITVRKIISGSNERTNNKIDYSYMIHNHIEYLVGSGKFDRFDLKTLENLVDNENINKIQKFQGKKDFETQSVSKFGGKSIRERKNKKQFRNNNNSSSSSTKVTDFVDKFSSIRWIEILEELYADGKGVHAAMAKKLCVLTLLNCSIPRISSIATELGINSLVALKLYPLFGSILWGGYYSGKYFKTLERRLPFLKVSISTKDDGSDKIKDEDIKAVHDVFPDLPEAHLISLLRQYGTVELVINKIFENPELQMPSTESSSSGGGGSSSIETRPGSDKLVEKKAVGDFKTPLKITDKIKSKKSSHLPSSTVAAVPDAVRNKTLTAALRLLYEADEDEMDDTYDDAQRTDFNTKNSNNGNDKRDSKYNKIEEYLWVLLKQDAGLFERKGRKSAKRKDMKSVTGWSDEQIEGWARMIQRSPLRAQLLEEKFMFVNPNKVSRNDEGKEAEKEKEKEEEEEEEEEESNSSAKTHKNHGGNKSKNVGFSKRQYAKNEKNKSSKANHNRKMGHDKKMARGFM encoded by the coding sequence ATGAATGGATCTAAGATATTAGAAATCAATAGTGATGCAAGTGACTCTTTGGTATCATTGCCAATTGTAACATTTCCACCATTTAAGTTGCGTGCTTCCTTAGTTGAAAGAGATCCAGTCGTTTGGGTTCATTTGTTAGAAACTTACAACATGTATATGGCAAATTTAATCTCTAATAAGGTATGGACAAGATTGGATGAAAAAACATGGGAACaattatgtttatttttaagaaGTTATTTACATGAATTATCTAGTGAAAAAGGACAGTTATTGAGTTTAGGCCATAATGTTGATGTTAgtaaaaatttggaaatgTTACACAACTGGTGTTTCAAATTAATTCAAGCCGTTGGTAGCATTTTCAAATTACAAATGAATGCATCAACTTTATGGGATTTTATTCGAATTTATGCCGAAAAATCACCAATCACCGTTCGTAAAATTATTAGTGGCAGTAATGAACGCACCAATAACAAGATTGATTACAGTTATATGATCCATAATCATATTGAATATTTAGTTGGTAGTGGAAAGTTTGACCGTTTTGACTTAAAAACATTGGAAAATTTGGTAgacaatgaaaatattaataaaattcaaaagtttcaagggaaaaaagattttgaaaCCCAGAGTGTAAGTAAATTTGGTGGAAAGTCTATAAgggaaaggaaaaacaaaaaacaatttcgcaataataataatagtagtagtagtagtactaAAGTTACTGATTTTGTTGATAAATTTAGTTCTATTAGATGGATTGAGATTTTGGAAGAATTATATGCAGATGGCAAAGGTGTTCATGCGGCCAtggcaaaaaaattatgtgTTCTCACTCTATTGAATTGTTCAATACCGAGAATATCATCAATAGCCACTGAATTGGGGATTAACAGCTTGGTTGCCTTAAAGTTGTATCCATTATTTGGTTCCATTTTGTGGGGAGGTTATTATTCGGggaaatatttcaaaacaCTTGAACGACGTTtgccatttttaaaagtgtCCATATCAACAAAAGATGATGGTTCTGATAAGATTAAAGACGAAGATATTAAAGCTGTGCATGATGTTTTCCCTGATCTTCCTGAAGCACATCTTATATCTTTGTTGAGGCAATATGGCACCGTGGAACttgtaataaataaaatttttgaaaatccAGAATTGCAAATGCCAAGCACCGAgagtagtagtagtggcggtggtggtagtagtagtataGAAACAAGACCTGGATCTGATAAGCTTGTGGAGAAGAAAGCAGTTGgtgattttaaaacaccattgaaaataactgataaaatcaaatcaaaaaaatcaagTCATCTGCCCAGTTCTACTGTGGCAGCAGTTCCAGATGCAGTTCGTAATAAAACCTTAACTGCAGCATTACGTTTATTGTATGAGgctgatgaagatgaaatgGATGATACCTACGATGATGCTCAAAGAACAGATTTTAACACGAAAAACAGCAATAACGGTAATGATAAGCGTGActcaaaatataacaagATTGAAGAATACTTGTGggttttattaaaacagGATGCTGGACTATTTGAAAGAAAGGGGCGTAAATCAGCAAAGCGTAAGGACATGAAATCTGTAACTGGTTGGTCCGATGAGCAGATTGAAGGCTGGGCTAGAATGATTCAACGTAGTCCTTTAAGAGCACAATTAttggaagaaaaatttatgTTTGTAAATCCAAACAAGGTTTCAAGAAATGATGAGGGAAAGGAAgcagagaaagaaaaagaaaaagaagaagaagaagaagaagaagaagaagagagTAATAGTAGTGCTAAAACTCATAAAAACCACGGTGgtaataaatctaaaaatgTTGGATTTAGTAAAAGACAATATGCCAAGAAtgaaaagaataaaagtTCCAAGGCTAACCACAATAGAAAAATGGGTCATGATAAAAAGATGGCTCGTGGTTTTATGtga